The Rhipicephalus microplus isolate Deutch F79 chromosome 4, USDA_Rmic, whole genome shotgun sequence sequence ataacATGCAAATAAAGCTTCCTGTAAAGTGTGAGTGTCTTCTGTAAGTTTGTTAGGTTTACAGGTTTCGCCAGATGCAGTTTGCTGCTGCATTTCTTTTTACAAGCTAATTTTGAGTTGTGTTCAAGACTTTTTAATGAAAAGTGGCTACTTACCCTGCAGTAATGCAGCACACGACTCAGGCGTAGTATAAGGTAACCTCAACCGCATGTAATTTGTTCAGCAAACTCGAGCACGATTCTTTTCAGCCGTTTCTGTTAACCGAAATCGAAACTGAGGCATAGTGGCGCTGCGGTGCATTTCGCGTCATGCGCGGCCTGGCGGTAAACGCCTTCGTCATGACGTCATAGTTAAATCCTGGCTAGGCAGGCGGACAGGAAAATGCGCATATCAGCTGCACTAGTTGATGACGAAAATTATGCGAACATGGCTGAGACTCGCTTCATTGTGGAGTTCACGCCACGTCCCACACGATTTCAACTGAGTTTGCCGAGTGACTCCAGCTGGGTTACAGTACAGCAAACGCTGCTTCAAGGCTGTGGCTTGTCCCCGACTGCGTCCGCCGTCCGCATAACGTACGCCGATGATGAGGACGAGAGGGTGCACCTTTCTTCGGAGCCCGAAATGCAAGAAGCGATCCGCGTTGCCGAGAAGAAAGGCAACGTACTAGAGGTACAGATCACAGAAGAAGACTGGCCTGGTGCACAGCAGCTAAGCAGCCCCCAAAACTCGGGCAGCGTTTCTGGGGAGTTCGTGTTTGTTGGCGGAAACAACAACGCGTCGGAGACGCAGCAGAGTGACGCGTCTGTCGCACCAGGCGCCGCTTCCCCGGAGGCCTCGTCCGCTGAGGCACGATCCGACGCAGGTGACAGCGGTACAAGCCCACCAGCCTGGTTCGTCGACTTTGTGCGAACGCTTAGGAACGAGATCAAGGATGAAGTTACGGCAGAGGTTTTCAAGCGGCTCGACGAGCGCAAGGTCGACAAGTGGACGGCGGCGGCCGACCCATTCCCGGACGCACCGACGTGCGGCAATTGCCGCTGTCAGGTTCAGGGAATCCGCTACAGGTGCTGGATCTGCCCGAATTACGATCTGTGCGAAGTGTGCGAATCGCTGCCCAGCGTGCACGACAGCTCTCACGCGATGCTGAAGATTCGCAAACCTTTGGCCGGCTCGCAGCAGCAGGTTCCGCGTCGCAAGCGCTCCAATGGCTGCACCTTTCGGCCAATACGATCGCCGAATCGCGCCTCCGCCATCAGGGAAATGAAGCAAGAGATGAAAATGCAGAAGCTCATGAAGAAGCTGGAAAAGTATAATCTCAGGGACAGCAACATCTACAGACTGCCTGGCGCGTCGTCAAGTACCGAGAATTACTTGAATCCCGACGCCTACGATTCCGAGTTCGTCTGCGACGACACCATCCCGGACTGGACGCACGTGCAGCCTGGAACGCGCTTCACTAAGCGATGGAAAGTGCGAAACTCGGGAAACCGAGCTTGGAACGACAATATCCTCCTCAAGTATTGCTGGGGCACCCTAGGACTTATGCCTAACGACACGGACATAGAAGCGCCTCGACTGTTGCCGAACGAAGAAGGCATGCTGGAAGTGCAGTTCACGGCACCGCATGAGCCCGGCCACTACCAGACCCACTGGAGGATGTTCAGTCCACAGGGCTACTTTGGCCACCGACTGTGGTGCAACGTAGTCGTGGACCCTGCTCTCACCCTTGAGCCAAAGCAGAAGCACATGTCCAGCCTCAAGGTAGTTGCCGGAGCAGATGACGACTTCAGCCACGAATCGACTCTCAAGCCAGAAGATTTCGCCACTGGACTCAAAGCCAACATTGTGTCGCACACTGCAACCCCGTTCAATACTCCAGCTGCGGTAACTCCTCGCAAGTCACCCGAACCCGCAGAGGTGGAAGAGTGTCGCGTAGCAACTCTCGGTTCAAACATGTCGATCCTGGACATGCCAATCCTTCACGACACTGAAGAGTCTGCCAGTGTGCTCAGCCTGAGCAGCGTCGAGACAGAGGCAGACTTCGAAGTCGTGCCACTGCCATCTTGCTTTAATCTCAACATACCCTTCAATCTCCCAGAGCCAAGGTGCACAGTGGAAAGAAGTGAATCTGCCCTGCAGAGTGCGGCGACTTCTTGCGAGGTGATTGCCAAGCCTCCCAAGTGCAACTACTGTGATCCACTGCAGTGCATGTCTTCGTCTGCTGTTGCCCCTCCACAGGGATACAGTGATAATGAGGGAGAGAATGCCAGTACTCCCGCCTTGCCTCTCCGGTTCAGAGATCAGCTGACCGAGTCTGACATGTCAAACTCGTCCACTGCGACAACCCAGACAAGTGCAGCAGACATCAAGAGGCCTTCTGATCGCGGCGAGAGTCAGAATGACGCCAGCTCGTCGACCAGCAACAGTGAAGATACTGCCAGGGCAGCAACGAAGCCAGCTTTTTCGACCCGGAAGCACTACAAAGTGGAAGCAGTTGGTGACGCACTCCCAGAAGCCCTCGTAAATGGAGCCTTAAATGCTGCAGCCACAGTGTTCAATACAGCCAAGACCGTCTTCACGGGAATCCAGCAAGAGAGGCAGCGAATGAGCTCACCGCACTGGTCACCGCCGGCACACCCTGCAACTGAGAGCAGGCTCTTCGAGATGGGTTTCAGGAACCGAGAGCTCAACTCAGTCCTGCTAAAGAAATATTCGGGAGACATCCAGAAAGTCATTGAAGAACTCGTCAACGCCAACGATGAGAGCTGGTCGACAACGACAGCTGTGGATGGCCCTCCAACGGCACGTCCGTTCATGTGTTCTTTCGACTAAATTTATCTTTATGCTTTGCACCTCCTTTATTGGTTTCATATCTTCTGTTAACATTATATTCTTGTCTTACCAATAGGAGTCTCTATTTAAACATTTCTATGCCATCATACTGCCTGCCTTCACCTTTGTTTAGCAAAAAATTTTACTAGCACAAGTATGCACAGAATGTCTAAATGCTAGGTAAAGAAACCTCAAATTCTGCTATGCCTGTCAAGCTGGAAAATGTATACTCTGGAAGTCATAAATTCTTTATGTTGACTGCGCAATTACTAGTGTCTTTATCTGTGCTTGGAAAGAGATTGTCAGATTGTCGGGCAATTTTATATTCACGTAGATGCagtgcgtgttttcttttttgttcagtTGGCAAAAGAAGCTTGCTGTTTTTATGTGTTAGAGTAAAGTTTGTAGCTTGTAGTTGCACCACTAAAacattttctttctttgcttAGACTGCCTCTGTTGTAGTATGTGGTGCACGTCACTGCACAGATTTGACCACTTTCAACTCATTTGCAATGTTTTTTCGAAGTGTGTACGCTCTCCGCTTCATGGTGAAGGCTTGTCACTGGCACCATCCTATTGTTTCTCTGCCAACATGTAAGAGTCTGGAAATAAAAGCTGTGTAAAAATATCTGGCATGCGATTTGTCTGCTTGATGGTGCAGTGTATCGTGCATGCAGTACTTGCAGTAAAACCATAAATGTGCAGAAGTTGTGCGGGGTACAAAAGACACTTTGCATTTACAAATTGTGCAAGTCTATTTTTATACGGCTTCACTTCAAGCTAATGCTTGTAGAATGTTGGTTGAATGCCGATTCAGTGTTTATTATTATTGCACGTTAGTGTAGAGAGCACAGAAGTGCTAACATTGGAAAAGCACTATCATGTTGGCAGTTCTGTGCATTAAATGTTATCTGATAAGCACTTGCACCACTTGGcactctttttatttttccttggCAACTTTTGAACAATGACATAGACACTCTCAGGAAGTTAAAGTTCTTGTTGCCTCTTTCATATGTTTCGACCACTGTGAAAACCTCAACACCCTTAGAGTGCCCATACCAAGCCATGGTACTGACCTCGGAACCTGCAGTGGTATTCTCAGGCTCATTTTTATTTTTGCCCAAAGAAGCAGACGGAAATGTAAGTGcaaaaggcttttttttcttcaggaagAATGAGGATTTCAAGATTAATTAATGTTTATTTTATAT is a genomic window containing:
- the LOC119172076 gene encoding next to BRCA1 gene 1 protein → MRISAALVDDENYANMAETRFIVEFTPRPTRFQLSLPSDSSWVTVQQTLLQGCGLSPTASAVRITYADDEDERVHLSSEPEMQEAIRVAEKKGNVLEVQITEEDWPGAQQLSSPQNSGSVSGEFVFVGGNNNASETQQSDASVAPGAASPEASSAEARSDAGDSGTSPPAWFVDFVRTLRNEIKDEVTAEVFKRLDERKVDKWTAAADPFPDAPTCGNCRCQVQGIRYRCWICPNYDLCEVCESLPSVHDSSHAMLKIRKPLAGSQQQVPRRKRSNGCTFRPIRSPNRASAIREMKQEMKMQKLMKKLEKYNLRDSNIYRLPGASSSTENYLNPDAYDSEFVCDDTIPDWTHVQPGTRFTKRWKVRNSGNRAWNDNILLKYCWGTLGLMPNDTDIEAPRLLPNEEGMLEVQFTAPHEPGHYQTHWRMFSPQGYFGHRLWCNVVVDPALTLEPKQKHMSSLKVVAGADDDFSHESTLKPEDFATGLKANIVSHTATPFNTPAAVTPRKSPEPAEVEECRVATLGSNMSILDMPILHDTEESASVLSLSSVETEADFEVVPLPSCFNLNIPFNLPEPRCTVERSESALQSAATSCEVIAKPPKCNYCDPLQCMSSSAVAPPQGYSDNEGENASTPALPLRFRDQLTESDMSNSSTATTQTSAADIKRPSDRGESQNDASSSTSNSEDTARAATKPAFSTRKHYKVEAVGDALPEALVNGALNAAATVFNTAKTVFTGIQQERQRMSSPHWSPPAHPATESRLFEMGFRNRELNSVLLKKYSGDIQKVIEELVNANDESWSTTTAVDGPPTARPFMCSFD